One part of the Helicobacter cetorum MIT 99-5656 genome encodes these proteins:
- the cybH gene encoding Ni/Fe-hydrogenase, b-type cytochrome subunit, protein MDKVVLHKEFSGFVRFFHWVRAISIFILIATGFYIAYPFLQPKSSFYKEMYFLQAYIRSFHVMFGFLLISALFFRIYLFFSKESSIERKSFSQVLSLKAWINQMKAYFLISDRPTAKGAYNPIQFVAYFTLIALMVLMSLSGVVLYYNVYHAGLGAFLESAFKWFEVFCGGLANVRFIHHLATWGFILFVPVHIYMVFFHSIRYKSTGADAMINGYTYTKE, encoded by the coding sequence ATGGATAAGGTCGTTTTACACAAAGAGTTTTCGGGTTTTGTGCGGTTTTTTCATTGGGTTAGGGCAATAAGTATTTTTATTTTGATTGCTACGGGGTTTTACATCGCTTACCCTTTTTTACAACCTAAATCTAGCTTTTATAAAGAGATGTATTTTTTACAAGCCTATATCCGCTCTTTTCATGTTATGTTTGGATTTTTACTCATTAGTGCGTTGTTTTTTAGAATCTATCTTTTTTTCAGCAAAGAAAGCTCCATAGAACGCAAAAGTTTTAGCCAAGTTTTGAGCTTAAAAGCTTGGATAAATCAAATGAAGGCGTATTTTCTTATTAGTGATAGACCTACCGCTAAGGGGGCTTATAACCCTATTCAATTTGTAGCTTATTTTACATTGATTGCCTTAATGGTATTGATGAGTTTGAGCGGAGTGGTGCTGTATTATAATGTCTATCACGCTGGGCTTGGAGCGTTTTTAGAAAGTGCGTTCAAGTGGTTTGAAGTGTTTTGTGGGGGATTAGCTAATGTGCGTTTTATCCACCACTTAGCGACTTGGGGATTTATCTTATTTGTTCCAGTGCATATTTATATGGTATTTTTCCATTCCATTAGGTATAAAAGCACAGGAGCAGACGCAATGATTAATGGCTACACTTATACCAAAGAATGA
- the tnpA gene encoding IS200/IS605 family transposase — translation MKQIDNIRHGRHCVFLMHVHLVFVTKYRRKAFNKEVIDFLGSVFAKVCKDFESELVEFDGESDHVHLLINYPPKVSVSRLVNSLKGVSSRLVRQQNFKNVKATLWGNHLWSPSYFAGSCGGAPLEIIKQYIQEQETPH, via the coding sequence ATGAAACAAATTGATAATATTAGACATGGCAGACATTGTGTTTTTTTAATGCATGTGCATTTAGTATTTGTAACTAAATATAGGCGTAAAGCATTCAACAAAGAAGTTATAGACTTTTTAGGTTCTGTATTTGCTAAGGTATGCAAAGACTTTGAAAGCGAGTTAGTAGAATTTGATGGGGAAAGCGACCATGTGCATTTACTTATCAATTATCCACCAAAAGTTAGTGTTAGTAGGTTAGTTAATTCTTTAAAGGGTGTTAGTAGTCGTTTGGTTAGACAACAAAATTTTAAAAATGTTAAAGCTACTTTGTGGGGCAATCATTTATGGTCGCCTAGTTATTTTGCTGGAAGCTGTGGGGGTGCTCCTTTAGAAATCATTAAGCAATATATCCAAGAGCAAGAAACACCACATTAG
- a CDS encoding RNA-guided endonuclease InsQ/TnpB family protein — protein sequence MKVNKGFKFRLYPTKEQQTKLQHSFFVYNQAYNICLNLQQEQYEKNKDLPTKQRKWQKSSELDSAIKHHLKARNLSFSSVVAQQSRMNAERALRDAFKVKNRGFPKFKNSKFAKQSFTWNNQGFSIKDFNERFKMFNLMKMPLKMRMHRDLPLNAKIKQIVVSCSHQKYFVSFSIEYEKELNTIKEPRNCVGVDLNIYDIALSVDLKEYEKLTDLEQYQKDMKELGLKVDENINLKRLIPTYSKLHSFKKYSKEFKRLQRKQSRRVLKSKQNKIKLGGNFYKTQKKLNKAFDKSSYQKLDRYHKITSELSKQFELIVVEDLQIKNMTKRAKLKNVKQKSGLNKSILNTSFYQIISFLDYKQQHNGKLLVKAPPQYTSKTCHSCGQINHELKLNHREYLCQNCGYIEHRDINAASNILSKGLSLLGLGNSLADFKEQSLSY from the coding sequence ATGAAAGTAAATAAGGGCTTTAAATTTCGTTTGTATCCTACCAAAGAGCAACAGACCAAATTACAACACTCTTTTTTTGTCTATAACCAAGCCTATAACATTTGCTTAAATCTACAACAAGAGCAATACGAAAAAAACAAAGATTTACCCACTAAACAAAGAAAATGGCAAAAATCAAGCGAATTAGATAGTGCGATTAAGCACCATTTAAAAGCTAGGAATTTAAGTTTTAGTAGTGTAGTCGCTCAACAATCACGCATGAATGCAGAAAGAGCCTTAAGAGATGCCTTTAAAGTCAAAAATAGGGGCTTTCCTAAATTTAAAAACTCTAAATTTGCTAAACAAAGTTTTACTTGGAATAATCAAGGCTTTTCTATCAAAGACTTTAACGAACGCTTTAAGATGTTTAACTTAATGAAAATGCCCTTAAAAATGCGTATGCATAGAGACTTACCCCTTAATGCTAAGATTAAACAAATCGTAGTCTCTTGCTCTCATCAAAAATATTTTGTTAGTTTTAGCATAGAATACGAAAAAGAGCTTAACACTATTAAAGAGCCTAGAAATTGTGTCGGTGTGGACTTAAATATCTATGATATAGCTTTAAGCGTTGATTTAAAAGAATATGAAAAACTAACCGACCTAGAACAATACCAAAAAGACATGAAAGAACTAGGTTTAAAAGTAGATGAAAATATCAATCTAAAACGACTTATTCCTACTTATTCTAAACTACATTCTTTTAAAAAATACTCTAAAGAATTTAAAAGACTACAAAGAAAACAAAGCCGTAGGGTTTTAAAATCTAAACAAAATAAAATCAAACTAGGAGGTAATTTTTACAAAACTCAAAAAAAATTAAACAAAGCCTTTGATAAATCAAGCTATCAAAAACTAGACAGATACCATAAAATCACAAGCGAACTTTCAAAGCAATTTGAATTGATAGTAGTTGAAGACTTACAAATTAAGAACATGACCAAAAGAGCCAAACTCAAAAATGTTAAACAAAAGAGTGGGCTTAATAAGTCTATACTAAATACTTCATTCTATCAAATCATCTCTTTTTTAGACTACAAACAACAGCATAATGGCAAATTGTTAGTGAAAGCTCCCCCACAATATACGAGTAAAACTTGTCATAGTTGTGGGCAAATCAACCACGAGCTTAAATTAAATCATAGAGAATATCTGTGTCAAAATTGCGGATATATAGAGCATAGAGATATAAACGCCGCAAGTAATATTTTAAGCAAAGGGTTAAGTCTTCTTGGGTTAGGAAATAGCCTTGCAGACTTTAAAGAGCAAAGCCTTTCGTATTAG
- a CDS encoding hydrogenase 1 small subunit, protein MFSNKHDEKKTYQKIEERLGIISSFNAHNEHKNLQDEFKQAGISRRDLLKWAGMMSATLALPASFTPLTLKAVEVANRLPVIWLHMAECTGCSESLLRSADPTIDSIIFDYISLEYHETIMVASGFQAEKSLHEAIEKHKNNYILMVEGGIPQGTEYFLTQGSNASTGAEECRKAAKYAAAIFAIGTCSSFGGVQAAYPNPSNAQPLHKIIDKPVINVPGCPPSEKNIVGNVLYYLMFGTLPKLDAYNRPAWAYGNRIHDLCERRGHFDAGEFVEHFGDANAEKGFCLYKVGCKGPYTFNNCSKLRFNSHTSWPIGAGHGCIGCSEPNFWDTMSPFEEPLANRSIKTAFNGSGADKVADKVGTTLLSATAIGIAAHALLSKAIKNKEQ, encoded by the coding sequence ATGTTCTCTAATAAGCACGATGAAAAGAAAACCTATCAAAAGATTGAAGAACGCCTTGGTATCATCAGTTCGTTTAACGCTCACAACGAGCATAAAAACTTACAAGATGAGTTTAAACAGGCTGGTATTTCTAGGCGTGATTTGCTCAAATGGGCTGGCATGATGAGTGCCACTTTAGCTTTACCAGCTAGTTTTACCCCCTTGACTTTAAAGGCTGTAGAAGTAGCTAATAGATTGCCTGTTATTTGGCTACACATGGCAGAATGCACTGGCTGTTCTGAAAGCTTATTAAGAAGTGCTGACCCAACCATTGATAGCATTATCTTTGATTATATCAGCTTAGAATACCACGAGACCATTATGGTAGCAAGTGGCTTTCAAGCTGAAAAAAGCTTGCATGAAGCCATAGAAAAGCACAAAAATAATTATATTTTGATGGTAGAAGGTGGTATCCCACAAGGCACGGAATACTTTCTTACTCAAGGCTCAAACGCTAGCACGGGGGCTGAGGAGTGCAGAAAGGCAGCTAAATATGCCGCCGCCATTTTTGCCATAGGCACATGCTCAAGCTTTGGGGGCGTGCAAGCGGCCTATCCTAACCCCTCTAACGCACAACCTTTGCATAAAATCATTGATAAGCCCGTTATTAATGTGCCAGGTTGCCCACCTAGTGAAAAAAATATCGTGGGTAATGTGCTTTACTACTTGATGTTTGGCACTCTTCCTAAACTTGATGCGTATAATCGCCCTGCTTGGGCTTATGGAAATAGAATCCATGATTTATGCGAAAGAAGAGGGCATTTTGATGCAGGCGAGTTTGTAGAGCATTTTGGCGATGCGAATGCTGAGAAGGGCTTTTGTTTGTATAAAGTGGGGTGTAAAGGGCCTTATACTTTCAATAATTGCTCCAAACTGCGCTTTAACTCGCACACTTCTTGGCCTATAGGGGCAGGGCATGGTTGTATAGGGTGTTCTGAACCAAATTTTTGGGATACGATGAGTCCTTTTGAAGAGCCTTTAGCTAATCGCTCTATAAAAACCGCTTTTAATGGTTCTGGGGCTGATAAGGTTGCTGATAAAGTTGGCACGACCTTACTTAGTGCAACCGCTATTGGCATTGCTGCACATGCACTTCTATCTAAAGCTATCAAAAATAAAGAGCAATAA
- a CDS encoding outer membrane beta-barrel protein — translation MKKICLILCLLFSLLGAFESKRSHLFLGAMVGLAPIQTQQKTFNTDYTAFLWGVKGGYQFAFLKFLALRTDFSYLMVLKPTALNTIVTSLLSVNVDVLSNFYTYKKFSLGVYGGLGIGNFYQNIRLGIENSLFMGYNGLFNVGVGSTIANHHRIEFGAKIPFSKIRNSFEHSSFLNGIFVQASYSYLF, via the coding sequence ATGAAAAAGATTTGCTTAATTCTTTGTTTGCTCTTTAGTTTGTTAGGGGCGTTTGAGTCTAAAAGAAGCCATTTGTTCTTGGGGGCTATGGTGGGTTTAGCCCCTATTCAAACACAACAAAAAACTTTTAACACCGATTATACGGCGTTTTTATGGGGGGTCAAAGGGGGGTATCAGTTCGCTTTTTTGAAATTTTTAGCCTTAAGAACTGATTTTTCTTATTTAATGGTGCTAAAACCCACAGCACTAAACACCATTGTAACTTCTTTATTGAGCGTGAATGTTGATGTATTGAGTAATTTTTACACCTATAAAAAATTCAGTTTGGGAGTGTATGGGGGGCTTGGAATAGGAAATTTCTATCAAAATATCCGCTTAGGCATAGAAAATAGCTTGTTTATGGGTTATAATGGATTGTTTAATGTAGGGGTTGGTAGCACGATTGCAAACCATCATCGCATAGAGTTTGGAGCAAAAATACCCTTTTCAAAAATAAGAAATTCTTTTGAGCATTCTAGTTTTTTGAATGGTATTTTTGTTCAGGCAAGTTATAGCTATTTGTTTTGA
- a CDS encoding efflux RND transporter permease subunit has translation MYKVAISRPITTLMFALAIVFFGTMGFKKLSVALFPNIDIPIVVVNTIYPGASAEIIESKVTDKIEEAVMGIDGIKKVTSNSARNVSSVAIEFELEKPNDEALNDVVNKISSVRFDDPNIQKPSIDKFDTSGQAIISLFVSSSSVPIATINDYAKNTIKPMLQKISGVGGVQLNGFREKQIRIYADPTLMNKYNITYADLFNALKTENVEIDGGRIVNSQKELDILVNANSYSVLDVENIQVANHVRLSDIAKVKIGLEENNTFASFKEKPGVILEIQKIAGANEIEIVDRVYRELKHIQEISSNYEIRPFMDSTTYIRASIEDVKFDLILGGILAVLVVFVFLRSGTITLVSAISIPISIMGTFALIQWMGFSLNMLTMVALTLAIGIIIDDAIVVIENIHKKLEMGMDKRTASYEGVREIGFALVAISAMLLSVFVPIGNMKGIIGRFFESFGITVALAIALSYVVVVTIIPMVSSIVVSPKHSRFYVWSEPFFRALESRYVSLLKWVLEHKLIVFLAVVLVFFSSLFVASRLGMDFMLKEDRGKFQVWLKASPGVSIDYMTQKTKNFQKAIEKHSEVEFTTLQVGYGSIKSPFKARIFVQLKPLKERKLGQFALMRALKKELDGMPEAKDLESINFSEVALLGGGDSSPFQAFVFAHSQEVVDKSVANLKKFLLESNELKGKVESYHTSTSESQPQLQLKILRQNANKYGVSAQAIGMVVSSAFSGTSQASVFKQDGKEYDMVIRVPSNKRVSIEDIKRLQVRNKYDKLMFLDALVEIKETKSASNITRYNRERSVTVFAEPNKSAGVSLGEILKQVSKHSKEWLVEGANYSFTGEANNTKETGAEFMIALATAFVLIYMILAALYESILEPLIIMVTMPLSFSGAFFALALAHQPLSMFSMMGLILLIGMVGKNATLLIDVANEERKKGCSIQEAILFAGETRLRPILMTTIAMVCGMLPLALASGDGAAMKSPIGIAMSGGLMISMVLSLLIVPVFYRLLAPIDDKIKRFYQSQKTLK, from the coding sequence ATGTATAAAGTAGCGATTAGTCGTCCTATTACAACCTTGATGTTTGCTCTTGCGATTGTATTTTTTGGGACAATGGGATTTAAGAAGCTTAGTGTGGCACTTTTTCCTAATATTGATATTCCTATTGTGGTGGTTAATACTATCTATCCGGGGGCTAGTGCTGAGATTATAGAAAGCAAAGTAACCGATAAAATTGAAGAAGCGGTTATGGGAATTGATGGGATTAAGAAGGTTACTTCTAATAGTGCTAGGAATGTGAGTTCTGTTGCGATTGAGTTTGAGCTAGAAAAACCTAATGATGAAGCCCTAAATGATGTGGTGAATAAAATTTCTTCCGTGCGTTTTGATGACCCTAACATTCAAAAACCATCTATTGATAAATTTGATACCAGCGGTCAAGCCATTATTTCGTTATTTGTAAGTAGTTCAAGCGTGCCTATTGCGACCATTAATGACTACGCTAAAAATACCATTAAGCCCATGCTCCAAAAAATCAGTGGGGTAGGGGGTGTGCAACTCAATGGTTTTAGGGAAAAGCAAATCAGGATTTATGCTGACCCTACTTTGATGAATAAATACAATATCACTTATGCAGACCTTTTTAACGCCCTTAAAACAGAGAATGTAGAAATTGATGGGGGGCGTATTGTTAATAGCCAAAAAGAGCTAGATATTTTAGTGAATGCTAATAGTTATAGCGTTTTAGATGTGGAAAATATTCAGGTGGCTAATCATGTGCGTCTGAGTGATATTGCTAAAGTTAAAATAGGCTTAGAAGAAAACAATACTTTTGCGAGTTTCAAAGAGAAACCCGGTGTGATTTTGGAGATTCAAAAGATTGCTGGGGCGAATGAAATTGAAATTGTAGATAGGGTGTATCGTGAATTAAAACACATTCAAGAAATCAGCTCTAATTATGAAATCAGACCTTTTATGGACTCTACCACTTATATTCGTGCTTCTATTGAAGATGTGAAATTTGACTTAATCTTGGGGGGAATTTTAGCGGTTTTAGTCGTGTTTGTATTCTTGCGTAGTGGCACGATTACTTTAGTTTCAGCGATTTCTATTCCTATTTCTATTATGGGAACTTTTGCTCTCATTCAATGGATGGGATTTTCTCTAAATATGCTCACTATGGTGGCCTTAACTCTAGCGATAGGCATTATTATTGATGATGCAATTGTGGTGATTGAAAATATCCATAAAAAGCTGGAAATGGGTATGGATAAACGCACAGCAAGTTATGAAGGGGTGAGAGAAATCGGCTTTGCTTTGGTGGCAATTTCTGCGATGTTGCTCTCAGTTTTTGTGCCTATAGGGAATATGAAGGGCATTATCGGACGCTTTTTTGAGAGTTTTGGGATTACAGTGGCTTTAGCGATTGCATTATCGTATGTGGTGGTCGTTACCATTATTCCTATGGTAAGTTCCATTGTGGTAAGCCCCAAACATTCACGCTTCTATGTGTGGAGCGAGCCTTTTTTTAGAGCCTTAGAGTCTCGTTATGTAAGCTTACTCAAATGGGTTTTAGAGCATAAACTCATTGTGTTTTTAGCAGTGGTTTTGGTGTTTTTTAGTTCGCTTTTTGTAGCTTCTAGGCTTGGTATGGATTTTATGCTTAAAGAAGATAGGGGGAAGTTTCAAGTATGGCTTAAGGCAAGCCCTGGTGTGAGTATAGACTACATGACACAAAAGACTAAGAATTTTCAAAAAGCCATTGAAAAACATAGTGAAGTGGAGTTTACAACCTTACAAGTAGGCTATGGAAGCATCAAAAGCCCTTTTAAGGCTAGGATTTTTGTGCAACTCAAACCTTTAAAAGAACGGAAATTAGGGCAATTTGCTCTTATGCGGGCTTTGAAGAAGGAACTAGATGGCATGCCTGAAGCTAAAGATTTAGAGAGTATCAATTTTTCTGAAGTCGCTCTTTTAGGTGGTGGGGATAGTTCGCCTTTTCAAGCTTTTGTTTTTGCACATTCTCAAGAAGTGGTGGATAAGAGCGTGGCAAATTTGAAGAAATTCTTATTAGAGAGCAACGAACTCAAAGGCAAGGTTGAGAGCTATCACACCAGCACTAGCGAATCGCAACCGCAATTGCAACTAAAAATTTTAAGACAAAATGCTAATAAATACGGCGTTAGCGCTCAAGCAATCGGTATGGTGGTAAGTTCCGCATTTTCTGGGACTTCTCAAGCAAGCGTATTCAAACAAGATGGAAAAGAATATGATATGGTCATTAGAGTGCCTAGTAATAAGCGGGTGTCTATAGAAGACATCAAACGCTTACAAGTGCGTAATAAATACGACAAATTGATGTTTTTAGATGCTTTGGTAGAAATCAAAGAAACTAAGAGTGCGTCTAATATCACTCGTTATAATCGTGAGCGCAGCGTTACGGTGTTTGCTGAGCCTAATAAGAGTGCGGGCGTTTCCTTAGGTGAGATTTTAAAGCAAGTGAGCAAACACTCCAAAGAATGGCTTGTTGAAGGGGCGAATTACAGCTTCACAGGTGAAGCTAATAACACTAAAGAAACCGGTGCGGAGTTTATGATTGCTCTAGCTACAGCGTTTGTGTTGATTTATATGATTTTAGCGGCATTGTATGAATCCATTTTAGAGCCCTTAATCATTATGGTTACCATGCCTTTAAGCTTCTCTGGAGCGTTTTTTGCTTTAGCCTTAGCACACCAGCCTTTGAGCATGTTTTCTATGATGGGGTTGATTTTGCTCATAGGTATGGTGGGTAAAAATGCCACGCTTTTGATTGATGTGGCTAATGAAGAGCGTAAAAAAGGTTGTAGTATTCAAGAAGCTATTTTATTTGCTGGGGAAACTCGTTTGAGACCGATTTTAATGACTACCATTGCTATGGTTTGTGGCATGTTGCCTTTGGCACTAGCGAGTGGGGATGGAGCGGCAATGAAATCTCCTATAGGAATTGCAATGAGTGGGGGCTTGATGATTTCTATGGTGTTGAGCTTACTCATTGTGCCGGTTTTTTATCGTTTGCTGGCTCCTATAGATGACAAGATTAAGCGGTTCTATCAAAGTCAAAAAACCTTAAAATGA
- a CDS encoding efflux RND transporter periplasmic adaptor subunit — MIQKILMGLCFSFLSIEASERVYAIFNVKATQDSKLTLDSYGIVDSIKVTEGSVVKKGDVLLLLYNQDKQAQSNSIEQQLIFAKKQYERYNKIGSAVDKNTLERYKTDYKRLESDYAYSISVLNKTILRAPFDGIVASKNIQVGEGVNANNTVLLRLISHSKKLVLEFDSKYIDSVKVGDIYTYSVDGDSHKHEAKITKIYPAIDENTRKVSAEALVSNHMAVGLFGDGFIQTLE, encoded by the coding sequence ATGATACAAAAAATTTTAATGGGATTATGTTTTAGTTTTTTGAGCATAGAAGCGAGTGAAAGAGTATATGCTATTTTTAATGTGAAAGCCACACAAGATTCTAAGCTCACTTTAGATAGCTATGGTATTGTAGATAGCATTAAAGTTACTGAAGGGAGTGTGGTAAAAAAGGGCGATGTTTTGTTGCTCTTATATAATCAAGATAAACAAGCTCAAAGCAATTCTATTGAGCAACAACTCATTTTTGCTAAAAAACAATACGAACGCTACAATAAAATAGGTAGTGCTGTGGATAAAAACACCTTAGAGCGTTATAAAACTGATTACAAACGCTTAGAATCTGATTATGCCTACTCTATTTCTGTATTGAATAAAACGATTCTAAGAGCCCCTTTTGATGGCATAGTGGCAAGCAAGAATATTCAAGTGGGCGAAGGGGTGAATGCGAATAACACCGTGCTTTTAAGACTGATTAGTCATTCAAAAAAATTAGTGTTAGAATTTGATTCCAAATACATTGATTCAGTGAAAGTGGGGGACATTTACACTTATTCTGTAGATGGAGATTCTCATAAACACGAAGCTAAAATCACTAAGATTTATCCAGCTATTGATGAAAATACCAGAAAGGTGAGTGCTGAAGCCTTGGTGTCTAATCACATGGCTGTGGGACTTTTTGGCGATGGATTTATCCAAACGCTTGAGTAG
- a CDS encoding TolC family protein encodes MNTIMRYVSLWGLCGVLALAENFSKTPTEIKQILNQYNHKDLKLLKPLTNSLEVTPSFIASESAQTDFSITKEISKYHEKSDKAALGLYELLKGATTNLSLQAQELNVKQAMKNHTISKAMFLPTFDMHYNFKNENRDTPAFKRYNTQQLTAQVKLNVFNGFSSVNNVKEKSATYRSSVANLEYAKQSVYLQVVQQYYQYFNNLARLIAYQKKLEQIKIDIKRVSKLYDEGLTTIDDLQSLKAQGSLSEYDILDIQFALEQNRLTLEYLTNLNVENLKKTAIDVPNLQLRERQDLVSLREKIVALKYQNKQLNYYPSVDVFDSWQYWIQKPAYAQGFAGNFYPGQQNTAGVTVSMKVFDGIGLSLQKQSIVLGKLASEKNLAYKKLEQAKDEQLYRKSLEIAKAKIQSSKASLESANLSFMSIKKKYDANLVDFTTYLRGLSTRFDAEVAYNLALNNYEMQKANYIFYSGHKIQDYVH; translated from the coding sequence ATGAATACTATTATGCGGTATGTTAGTTTGTGGGGGCTGTGTGGGGTATTAGCTTTAGCAGAAAATTTTTCTAAAACTCCGACAGAAATTAAGCAAATTCTCAATCAATACAACCATAAAGACCTAAAACTTCTCAAACCTTTAACAAATTCGTTAGAAGTTACCCCTAGTTTTATCGCTTCAGAGTCTGCTCAAACGGACTTTAGCATTACTAAGGAAATTTCTAAATACCATGAAAAAAGCGATAAAGCTGCTCTAGGACTTTATGAATTGCTAAAAGGTGCAACGACTAATCTTAGCCTACAAGCTCAAGAACTGAATGTCAAGCAAGCGATGAAAAACCATACCATTTCAAAAGCGATGTTTTTACCTACTTTTGATATGCATTATAATTTTAAAAATGAAAACAGAGACACGCCAGCGTTTAAACGCTATAACACACAACAATTGACAGCGCAAGTCAAATTAAATGTGTTTAATGGGTTTAGCAGTGTGAATAATGTTAAAGAAAAATCTGCAACCTATCGCTCTAGCGTAGCAAACTTAGAATATGCTAAGCAAAGTGTATATCTACAAGTGGTGCAACAATATTACCAGTATTTTAATAATCTTGCTCGCTTGATTGCTTATCAAAAAAAATTAGAGCAAATCAAAATAGATATTAAAAGAGTTTCTAAACTTTATGACGAAGGGTTAACGACCATTGATGATTTGCAAAGCTTGAAAGCGCAAGGGAGCTTGAGCGAATACGATATTTTAGATATTCAGTTTGCACTAGAACAAAACCGCTTGACTTTGGAATATTTAACGAATTTAAATGTGGAAAATCTAAAAAAGACAGCCATTGATGTGCCTAATTTACAGCTAAGAGAACGCCAAGATTTAGTTTCTTTAAGGGAGAAAATTGTCGCACTCAAATACCAAAACAAGCAACTTAACTATTACCCTAGTGTAGATGTGTTTGACTCATGGCAATATTGGATTCAAAAGCCTGCTTATGCACAAGGTTTTGCAGGAAATTTCTATCCAGGTCAGCAAAATACTGCTGGAGTTACCGTGAGCATGAAAGTTTTTGATGGTATAGGTTTGAGCTTACAAAAACAATCTATTGTATTAGGTAAATTAGCGAGCGAAAAGAATTTAGCTTACAAGAAGTTAGAACAAGCTAAAGATGAACAACTTTATAGAAAATCGCTAGAAATTGCTAAGGCTAAGATTCAATCTTCTAAGGCAAGTTTAGAATCAGCTAATCTTTCTTTTATGAGTATTAAGAAGAAATACGATGCAAATTTAGTGGATTTTACCACTTATTTAAGGGGGTTAAGCACTCGTTTTGATGCGGAAGTGGCTTATAACCTAGCGTTAAATAATTATGAAATGCAAAAAGCTAATTATATTTTTTATAGCGGGCATAAAATACAAGATTATGTGCATTAA
- the hemE gene encoding uroporphyrinogen decarboxylase, whose protein sequence is MIFIDACFKKETPYTPIWMMRQAGRYLSEYQETRKKAGSFLELCKNSDLATEVTLQPVEILDVDAAILFSDILVVPLEMGLDLEFIPTKGPHFLQTITDLKSVESLKSGAAKNLEYVYATISQTRKKLAKDKALIGFCGSPWTLATYMIEGEGSKTYAKSKKMLYSEPKILHALLEKLTIELIEYLSLQIQAGVNAVMVFDSWANALEKEAYLDFSWHYMKMISKEIKKRYSHVPIILFPKGIGGFLDSIDGEFDVLGIDWSVPLENAKKVFQDKYVLQGNLEPARLYSKKALEEGVERILKVMGNKGHIFNLGHGMLPDLPRENAKYLVQLVRSRSKR, encoded by the coding sequence ATGATTTTTATTGATGCATGTTTTAAAAAAGAAACACCCTACACACCTATTTGGATGATGCGTCAAGCTGGGCGTTATCTCAGTGAATATCAAGAGACGCGCAAAAAGGCTGGAAGTTTCCTAGAATTGTGTAAAAACAGCGATTTAGCTACAGAAGTTACTTTACAGCCTGTAGAGATTTTAGATGTGGATGCGGCTATTTTATTCAGTGATATTTTGGTCGTGCCTTTAGAAATGGGCTTGGATTTGGAATTTATTCCCACAAAGGGGCCGCATTTTTTACAAACCATTACGGATTTAAAAAGTGTAGAAAGCTTGAAGAGTGGGGCGGCTAAAAATTTAGAATATGTCTATGCTACGATTTCTCAAACTCGTAAGAAACTAGCAAAGGATAAGGCGTTAATAGGCTTTTGTGGTTCGCCTTGGACTTTAGCCACTTATATGATAGAAGGTGAAGGGAGCAAGACTTATGCTAAAAGCAAGAAAATGCTCTATAGCGAGCCTAAGATTTTGCATGCCTTATTAGAAAAGCTTACTATAGAGCTTATAGAGTATTTGAGTCTCCAAATTCAAGCAGGGGTTAATGCGGTTATGGTTTTTGACTCATGGGCGAATGCGTTAGAAAAAGAAGCTTATTTAGATTTTAGCTGGCATTATATGAAAATGATTTCTAAAGAGATTAAAAAGCGTTATTCACATGTTCCTATAATTTTATTTCCTAAAGGAATTGGTGGCTTTTTAGATAGCATAGATGGGGAGTTTGATGTGCTAGGGATTGATTGGAGTGTTCCTTTAGAAAATGCAAAGAAGGTTTTTCAAGATAAATATGTTTTACAAGGAAATTTAGAGCCTGCTCGCCTTTATAGTAAAAAGGCCTTAGAAGAAGGTGTTGAAAGGATTTTAAAAGTTATGGGTAATAAAGGGCATATTTTTAACCTAGGGCATGGAATGCTACCTGATTTACCTAGAGAGAACGCTAAGTATTTAGTGCAATTGGTGCGTAGCAGGTCTAAGCGATAG